The following proteins are co-located in the Mycolicibacterium goodii genome:
- the rfaE2 gene encoding D-glycero-beta-D-manno-heptose 1-phosphate adenylyltransferase has protein sequence MNGDPLVIVGDCMLDVDVEGTATRLSPEAPVPVVDAQRVWQRPGGAGLAAVLAARGEPDVVLVTALADDEDGRRLVDLLARAGVTVVPLPLHGSTVCKTRIRALGQSMLRLDHGDGTAADGDLPAAVTGVLQRARAICVADYGRGVAAHGGIRQVLGELTMRVPVVWDPHPRGAPPVPGCRLVTPNEAEAQGRSAELLRRQWQAQAVCVTMGPRGALVATEHDGTVQVAVPTASAGSGRCDTCGAGDRFAVAATLALAEGHAVLPAVTAAVEAASRFVAAGGAVGVSSPAETGGYRRAAGETTAIIGDIVEVRDRLRGRGGRLVATGGCFDLLHTGHVRLLHQARQLGDALVVLINSDSSVRELKGQDRPVMADVDRARVLAALACVDAVVIFDESSPERQLERLRPDVWVKGGDYTEADLPEAAVVRRHGGEVVLLPTVAGYSTSNLIAAMRS, from the coding sequence ATGAACGGTGATCCGCTGGTGATCGTCGGGGATTGCATGCTCGACGTCGACGTCGAAGGCACCGCCACCCGGCTCAGCCCCGAGGCTCCGGTACCCGTGGTCGACGCGCAGCGGGTGTGGCAGCGCCCCGGCGGTGCGGGCCTGGCGGCCGTGCTCGCCGCCCGCGGCGAACCCGACGTCGTCCTGGTCACCGCACTGGCCGACGACGAGGACGGCCGACGCCTGGTCGACCTGCTCGCGCGCGCAGGTGTCACGGTGGTCCCGTTGCCGTTACACGGAAGCACCGTGTGCAAGACCAGGATCCGTGCGCTGGGCCAGTCGATGCTGCGCCTCGACCACGGCGACGGCACCGCGGCCGACGGCGACCTCCCCGCGGCGGTGACCGGCGTGCTGCAGCGGGCGCGGGCGATCTGCGTGGCCGACTACGGCCGCGGCGTCGCGGCCCACGGCGGCATCCGTCAGGTGCTGGGTGAGTTGACGATGCGGGTGCCGGTGGTGTGGGACCCACATCCGCGCGGGGCGCCGCCGGTGCCGGGCTGCCGACTGGTGACGCCCAATGAGGCCGAGGCGCAGGGCCGCTCAGCCGAGCTGCTGCGCAGGCAGTGGCAGGCGCAGGCGGTGTGCGTGACCATGGGCCCGCGCGGGGCGCTGGTCGCCACGGAGCACGACGGCACCGTACAGGTGGCGGTGCCGACCGCGTCGGCGGGATCGGGTCGGTGCGACACCTGCGGTGCCGGTGACCGGTTCGCCGTGGCCGCCACGCTTGCCCTGGCCGAAGGCCACGCCGTTTTGCCCGCGGTGACCGCGGCCGTCGAGGCCGCGAGCCGGTTCGTGGCCGCAGGTGGCGCCGTCGGGGTGTCGAGCCCGGCCGAGACGGGCGGATACCGGCGAGCCGCGGGTGAGACGACCGCGATCATCGGCGACATCGTCGAGGTGCGTGACCGGTTGCGCGGCAGAGGCGGCCGCCTGGTGGCCACGGGTGGCTGTTTCGACCTGCTGCACACCGGTCACGTGCGCCTGCTGCACCAGGCCCGTCAACTCGGGGATGCGCTTGTGGTGCTGATCAATTCGGACTCGTCGGTGCGGGAACTGAAAGGTCAGGACCGCCCGGTGATGGCGGACGTCGACCGTGCGCGGGTCCTCGCGGCCCTGGCCTGTGTCGATGCCGTGGTGATCTTCGACGAGTCCTCACCCGAACGGCAACTCGAGCGTCTGCGCCCGGATGTGTGGGTCAAGGGCGGCGACTACACCGAGGCGGATCTGCCGGAGGCGGCCGTGGTGCGCCGCCACGGTGGGGAAGTGGTCCTGCTGCCGACCGTGGCCGGCTATTCAACGTCGAACCTGATCGCCGCGATGCGGTCGTGA
- a CDS encoding SIS domain-containing protein, producing the protein MGDHLAALAHAVARIDGETFRLTRWGSRLADILTGGGRLLACGNGGSAAEAQHLTAELVGRFRDERIPLSAIALHADTSALTAICNDYGAEEIFARGVHAHGRPGDVLMALSTSGTSPNVLAAVKAAHEEGLTTWAMTGPAPNPLAAMCDDAICVEAPSTATVQEIHLLLVHALCIALDGVLLPEAGGVLGARDER; encoded by the coding sequence ATCGGTGACCACCTCGCGGCACTCGCGCACGCGGTGGCCCGCATCGACGGCGAGACGTTCCGGCTGACCCGGTGGGGCAGCCGGCTGGCGGATATCCTGACCGGCGGGGGCCGGCTGCTGGCCTGCGGCAACGGCGGCAGCGCCGCCGAAGCGCAGCACCTCACCGCCGAACTCGTCGGCCGGTTCCGCGACGAGCGGATACCGTTGTCGGCCATCGCGTTACACGCCGACACCTCGGCGCTGACGGCGATCTGCAACGACTACGGGGCCGAGGAGATCTTCGCTCGGGGCGTGCACGCGCACGGCCGTCCCGGTGACGTGCTGATGGCACTGTCCACCAGCGGCACCAGTCCCAACGTGCTGGCAGCGGTCAAGGCCGCCCACGAAGAAGGGCTCACGACGTGGGCCATGACGGGACCGGCGCCCAATCCGTTGGCGGCGATGTGTGACGACGCGATCTGTGTGGAGGCGCCCAGTACCGCGACCGTCCAGGAGATCCACCTGCTGCTGGTGCACGCGCTGTGCATCGCGCTGGACGGCGTGCTGCTGCCCGAGGCAGGCGGAGTGTTGGGGGCGCGTGATGAACGGTGA
- a CDS encoding glycosyltransferase family 9 protein — protein sequence MTRAVVARLDSAGDVLITGPAVRAVAAAHDSVTFLAGPRGRAAAEMLPGVDDVLEWQAPWVDFDSPELTADHVEALVKQLRDLVPDRVLIFTSFHQSPLPLALVCRMAGVPWVGAISVDYPGTLLNLRHTVEPGVPEPQRALSLARAAGFELPDGDDGSLRVRTAPELPGELAARIGPDPFVVFHPGAAVSARMPSPARSAAMVRALVAAGHRVVVTGDEHERHLTAAVAGDVALDLGGATTLATLGTVFAHAEVVVVPNTGPAHLAAAVAAPVVSLFAPVVPASQWSPYTHNVIRLGDQNAPCRDTRARKCPVPGHPCLDGITDTELVDAVERLGGRSDEHSGERADELVDSRGAPAEPDR from the coding sequence ATGACCCGCGCGGTGGTGGCCCGACTCGACAGCGCAGGTGATGTGCTGATCACCGGCCCTGCCGTGCGCGCCGTTGCGGCGGCCCATGATTCGGTGACGTTCCTGGCAGGCCCGCGGGGCCGTGCCGCGGCCGAGATGCTGCCCGGCGTCGACGATGTCCTGGAGTGGCAGGCGCCCTGGGTGGATTTCGACTCGCCCGAACTCACCGCCGACCACGTCGAGGCGTTGGTCAAGCAGTTGCGCGACCTGGTGCCCGACCGCGTGCTGATCTTCACGTCGTTTCACCAGTCGCCGCTGCCGCTGGCCCTGGTGTGCCGGATGGCAGGAGTGCCGTGGGTGGGCGCCATCAGCGTGGATTATCCGGGGACGCTGCTGAATCTCCGTCATACCGTCGAACCCGGTGTGCCGGAACCACAACGCGCGTTGTCGCTGGCGCGGGCCGCGGGGTTCGAGCTGCCCGACGGTGACGACGGGTCGCTGCGGGTGCGCACGGCACCGGAGCTGCCCGGTGAGCTCGCGGCCCGGATCGGACCCGATCCGTTCGTGGTGTTCCACCCCGGCGCCGCGGTCTCGGCCCGAATGCCGAGCCCCGCGCGCAGCGCCGCGATGGTGCGCGCCCTCGTCGCGGCGGGCCACCGTGTGGTGGTCACCGGCGACGAACACGAACGGCACCTGACCGCAGCGGTCGCCGGTGACGTCGCGCTCGACCTCGGCGGCGCCACGACACTGGCGACGTTGGGAACCGTCTTCGCGCACGCCGAGGTGGTCGTGGTGCCCAACACCGGCCCGGCGCACCTGGCCGCCGCGGTCGCCGCTCCGGTGGTCTCGTTGTTCGCGCCGGTGGTGCCGGCGTCGCAGTGGAGTCCATACACGCACAACGTCATCCGGCTCGGCGACCAGAACGCGCCATGCCGCGACACCCGCGCCAGGAAGTGCCCGGTGCCGGGACATCCGTGCCTGGACGGCATCACCGACACCGAACTGGTGGACGCGGTCGAACGATTGGGAGGTAGATCCGATGAACATTCCGGTGAACGTGCCGACGAACTCGTCGACAGCCGCGGCGCCCCAGCTGAACCCGATCGGTGA
- a CDS encoding HAD-IIIA family hydrolase: MSRAAATPDFAVVIPTIGRPTLQVLLAALEKELARTAGVESRAVIVVDDRAKPDPPLSITSNLAVTVVSSGGRGPAAARNAGWRRSTARWICFLDDDVRPDPGWAAALAADLAAADAAGAAGSQAIIGVPIPPGHRVCDDERRTQRLQTAQWITADMAYRRSALVEVGGFDERFPRAYREDSDLGLRITLSGRKIVGGGRRSTHPVARATWMSSVRAQVGNRDDALLHRKYGKGWRPAIGEGRGRLPAHLATTVAAAVGLAAPGGRLARWGRIAWCALTAEFALRRLLSGRRTVGEAARMLTTSILIPPVAVYHRLRGEWDFLAAHRDPPLAVLLDRDDTIIEDVPYLNDPRGVRPVTGADEALDRLRSRGILLAVVTNQSGVAKGLIDTEQLTQVNARVDELLGPFDSWQICVHDTGDGCDCRKPRPGMVLAAAEALGVQPDRCVLIGDTGGDVQAALSAQARAVLVPTGKTMPEEVSHARERARVASTLTEAVSMVLREAR; the protein is encoded by the coding sequence TTGAGCCGGGCTGCCGCGACTCCGGACTTCGCCGTCGTCATCCCCACGATCGGGCGGCCGACCCTGCAGGTCCTGCTGGCGGCGTTGGAGAAGGAGCTGGCGCGCACCGCGGGTGTCGAGTCGCGGGCGGTGATCGTCGTCGACGATCGCGCGAAACCCGATCCGCCGCTGTCGATCACGTCGAACCTGGCGGTCACCGTGGTCTCCAGCGGTGGCCGCGGACCCGCCGCGGCACGCAACGCCGGGTGGCGCCGCAGTACCGCGCGCTGGATCTGCTTCCTCGACGACGACGTGCGTCCCGACCCCGGATGGGCCGCGGCCCTGGCCGCGGATCTCGCGGCGGCCGATGCTGCCGGAGCCGCCGGATCACAGGCGATCATCGGCGTTCCGATACCGCCCGGGCATCGTGTCTGCGACGACGAGCGGCGGACCCAGAGGCTTCAGACCGCGCAGTGGATCACCGCCGACATGGCCTACCGCCGGTCGGCGCTGGTCGAGGTCGGGGGGTTCGACGAGCGTTTTCCGCGCGCCTATCGCGAGGATTCCGATCTCGGGCTGCGGATCACGTTGTCCGGCAGGAAGATCGTGGGCGGTGGGCGTCGTTCTACGCACCCCGTGGCGCGCGCGACGTGGATGAGCAGCGTACGTGCGCAGGTCGGCAACCGCGATGACGCGCTGCTGCACCGCAAGTACGGCAAGGGCTGGCGTCCGGCGATCGGCGAGGGGCGGGGCCGCCTGCCCGCACACCTGGCCACCACGGTCGCGGCAGCAGTCGGCCTCGCCGCACCGGGCGGCAGGCTCGCGCGGTGGGGTCGCATCGCGTGGTGTGCGCTGACCGCCGAATTCGCGCTGCGCCGGCTCCTGTCCGGGCGGCGCACGGTGGGCGAAGCCGCGCGGATGCTGACCACCAGCATCCTGATCCCTCCGGTCGCGGTGTACCACCGGCTGCGCGGGGAGTGGGATTTCCTTGCCGCACACCGTGATCCACCACTGGCGGTGCTGCTCGACCGGGACGACACGATCATCGAGGACGTGCCGTATCTCAACGATCCGCGAGGTGTCCGCCCGGTCACCGGCGCCGACGAGGCACTCGACCGCCTGCGGTCCCGCGGGATCCTGCTCGCGGTGGTGACCAACCAGTCCGGCGTGGCCAAGGGACTGATCGACACCGAACAGCTGACCCAGGTCAATGCCCGCGTCGACGAACTGCTCGGACCGTTCGACTCCTGGCAGATCTGCGTGCACGACACCGGCGACGGCTGCGACTGCCGCAAACCCCGACCGGGCATGGTTCTCGCCGCCGCCGAGGCGCTCGGTGTGCAACCCGACCGGTGCGTGCTGATCGGGGACACCGGCGGCGACGTGCAGGCCGCGCTGTCCGCCCAGGCCCGCGCGGTGTTGGTGCCGACCGGAAAGACCATGCCTGAAGAGGTTTCCCACGCGCGTGAGCGGGCACGGGTGGCTTCGACGTTGACCGAAGCCGTTTCGATGGTGCTCAGGGAGGCACGATGA
- a CDS encoding carbamoyltransferase produces MRILGINAVFHDPAAALVVDGQIVAAAEEERFSRRKHGKEAVAFSTWELPVQSARWCLQQAGLSPSDLDAVGYSYDPRLMQGQDTDLAGLDRDWEYLRTLYAERAPRFLRSALPGLDPDVVRYVRHHVAHAASSALASPHPDCAVLVVDGRGERTSMLAGAYTDNKLDIHAAQELPHSLGLLYEDLTQHLGFQRSSDEYKVMAMASYGKPRFADQFRELVYATGDGGFRTEPVDWEQFGTGWDDRVDLACSVQRVVEEVLLELVRWLRTRTDHENLCLAGGVALNCVANSKLYNSGGFRDVWVQPAAGDSGTALGAALSLAAEAGEPIAPMPTAALGRGFSDDEIEAALTEAAVPFERPGDLAAAVGDALADDLIIGWFQGRSEFGPRALGRRSLLADPRRARNLDRLNAVKGREQFRPVAPMVLAESAAEIFSGGPLPSPYMLFVHDVAPHWRARIPAVTHVDNTARIQTVDRSDALLHATISRFAERTGVPVIVNTSCNTAGRPMVDSPRDALECFGSAPIDVLAIGPLLVRRPR; encoded by the coding sequence GTGCGGATTCTGGGAATCAATGCGGTGTTCCACGACCCGGCCGCCGCGCTGGTGGTCGACGGACAGATCGTCGCCGCGGCCGAGGAGGAACGGTTCAGCAGACGCAAGCACGGCAAGGAGGCGGTCGCGTTCTCCACGTGGGAGTTGCCCGTGCAATCGGCGCGGTGGTGCCTGCAGCAGGCCGGACTCTCGCCGTCGGACCTCGACGCGGTCGGGTACTCCTACGATCCCAGGCTGATGCAGGGGCAGGACACCGATCTGGCAGGCCTGGACCGCGACTGGGAATACCTGCGCACGCTCTACGCCGAACGGGCCCCGCGCTTCTTGCGATCGGCGTTGCCCGGCCTGGATCCCGACGTGGTGCGCTACGTCCGCCACCACGTCGCGCACGCCGCGTCCAGCGCGCTGGCCTCGCCCCATCCCGACTGCGCGGTGCTGGTGGTCGACGGGCGCGGTGAGCGGACATCCATGCTCGCCGGGGCCTACACCGACAACAAACTCGACATCCACGCCGCACAGGAACTGCCGCATTCGCTCGGCCTGCTGTACGAGGACCTGACCCAGCATCTGGGGTTCCAGCGGTCCAGCGACGAGTACAAGGTCATGGCGATGGCCTCCTACGGCAAGCCGCGCTTCGCCGACCAGTTCCGTGAACTCGTCTACGCCACCGGCGACGGCGGTTTCCGCACCGAACCGGTGGACTGGGAGCAGTTCGGGACCGGGTGGGATGACCGGGTCGACCTGGCGTGCAGCGTGCAGCGCGTCGTCGAGGAGGTCCTGCTCGAGCTCGTGCGGTGGCTGCGCACCCGCACCGACCACGAAAACCTCTGTCTGGCCGGGGGAGTCGCCCTCAACTGCGTCGCGAACTCCAAGCTCTACAACAGCGGAGGCTTCCGCGACGTGTGGGTGCAACCCGCGGCGGGGGACTCGGGCACGGCGCTCGGCGCGGCGCTGTCGCTGGCGGCCGAGGCGGGCGAACCCATCGCCCCGATGCCGACGGCTGCGCTGGGCCGCGGCTTCTCCGACGACGAGATCGAGGCGGCACTCACCGAGGCCGCGGTGCCGTTCGAACGCCCCGGTGATCTCGCCGCCGCTGTCGGCGACGCGCTCGCCGACGACCTGATCATCGGGTGGTTCCAGGGCCGCTCCGAATTCGGGCCCAGAGCGCTGGGCCGACGGTCGCTGCTCGCCGATCCGCGCCGCGCCCGCAACCTCGACCGGCTCAACGCGGTGAAGGGGCGTGAACAGTTCCGTCCCGTCGCCCCCATGGTGCTCGCCGAGTCCGCCGCTGAGATATTCTCGGGCGGACCGCTTCCCAGCCCGTACATGCTGTTCGTGCACGACGTGGCGCCGCACTGGCGGGCGCGGATCCCCGCGGTCACCCACGTCGACAACACCGCGCGCATCCAGACCGTCGACCGCTCCGACGCGTTGCTGCACGCCACGATCAGCCGATTCGCCGAACGCACCGGTGTGCCGGTGATCGTCAACACCAGCTGCAACACCGCGGGCAGGCCGATGGTCGACAGCCCGCGGGATGCCCTGGAGTGCTTCGGCAGCGCACCGATCGACGTGTTGGCGATCGGACCGTTGCTGGTGCGGAGGCCCCGTTGA
- a CDS encoding UDP-glucuronic acid decarboxylase family protein, giving the protein MHECKRVLVTGGGGFLGGHLCERLLDDGREVICVDDLSTSAPSTVDLLNGRDGFTFVQHDISAPLTGMPAVDTVFHLASPASPVDYQRMPVQTLRTGSVGTANALDFAERCNARLILTSTSEVYGDPLEHPQRETYWGNVNPVGLRSVYDEAKRFAEALTFAYRRARGADIGVARLFNTFGPRMRGDDGRIVPTFCRQALAGQPITVHGTGRQTRSLCYVDDTVDALVGLAESDCTGPLNIGNPQELTVLEIAELIRELTGSASSIEFLPLGEDDPQRRCPDITAAREQLGWQPKVGCREGLARTIKWFAAQQR; this is encoded by the coding sequence GTGCATGAGTGCAAACGTGTCCTGGTCACCGGAGGAGGAGGCTTCCTCGGCGGCCACCTGTGTGAACGACTGCTCGACGACGGCCGCGAGGTGATCTGTGTCGACGACCTGTCGACCAGCGCACCGAGCACCGTCGACCTGCTGAACGGCCGCGACGGGTTCACCTTCGTCCAACACGACATCAGCGCGCCGCTGACCGGCATGCCCGCCGTGGACACCGTTTTCCACCTGGCCTCGCCTGCCTCACCGGTGGACTACCAGCGCATGCCGGTGCAGACGTTGCGCACCGGATCCGTGGGCACCGCCAACGCGCTGGATTTCGCCGAACGGTGCAATGCACGGCTCATCCTGACCTCCACCAGCGAGGTCTACGGTGATCCGCTGGAACATCCGCAACGCGAAACATATTGGGGTAACGTCAATCCCGTCGGGTTGCGCAGCGTCTACGACGAGGCGAAACGGTTCGCCGAAGCGCTGACCTTCGCCTACCGCCGGGCCAGGGGCGCCGACATCGGCGTCGCGCGCCTGTTCAACACCTTCGGCCCGCGGATGCGCGGCGACGACGGACGTATCGTGCCGACGTTCTGCAGGCAGGCCCTCGCGGGGCAGCCGATCACGGTGCACGGCACCGGACGGCAGACCCGGTCGCTGTGCTATGTCGACGACACCGTCGACGCGCTGGTCGGGCTGGCCGAATCCGATTGCACCGGACCGCTCAACATCGGCAACCCCCAAGAGCTGACCGTGCTGGAGATCGCCGAGCTGATCCGGGAGCTGACCGGAAGCGCATCGTCCATCGAGTTCCTGCCCCTCGGCGAGGACGATCCGCAGCGGCGGTGCCCCGACATCACCGCGGCCCGAGAGCAACTGGGGTGGCAGCCGAAGGTGGGTTGCCGTGAGGGGCTCGCCAGGACCATCAAATGGTTCGCCGCCCAGCAACGTTAG
- a CDS encoding glycosyltransferase family 2 protein produces MDESTLRRRLSFVIASRNRAPELVSVVRRLLDTTPCPIVVVDNGSDDDSVAAVGRAAVGAEDRVTVLGLARNLGAVARNVGVAASGTPYVAFCDDDSWWDSQAPARGAEIFDRYPSTAVLAGRTEIWPQRREDPLVEQLANSALGCSNDLPGPSILGFLACSAMVRKSAFEAAGGFSGILHFRGEERLLALDLAALGWDLCYCAELTAIHQPSVQRPTTAAQDARSLRNDVLTTWLRRPVRHCVRATGALLGAAVHDTEHTRAAVEAVLRLPAVIAHRRRLPSTVESALAVLERDGRR; encoded by the coding sequence ATGGATGAGAGCACGCTGCGGCGCAGGTTGTCGTTCGTGATCGCCAGCCGCAACCGCGCGCCGGAGCTGGTCTCGGTGGTGCGGCGCCTGCTGGACACGACGCCGTGCCCGATCGTCGTGGTGGACAACGGATCCGACGACGACTCGGTGGCGGCCGTCGGCCGGGCAGCGGTCGGCGCCGAAGACCGGGTCACGGTGCTCGGCCTCGCGCGCAATCTCGGTGCGGTTGCGCGCAACGTCGGCGTCGCGGCGAGCGGCACCCCATACGTCGCCTTCTGTGACGACGATTCGTGGTGGGATTCGCAGGCCCCCGCGCGCGGTGCGGAGATCTTCGACCGCTATCCCAGCACCGCCGTACTCGCAGGCCGCACCGAGATCTGGCCGCAGCGGCGCGAGGATCCCCTCGTCGAGCAGTTGGCCAACAGTGCGCTGGGATGCAGCAACGACCTTCCCGGTCCCTCGATCCTGGGTTTCTTGGCCTGTTCGGCGATGGTGCGCAAGTCGGCGTTCGAGGCCGCGGGCGGGTTCAGCGGAATCCTGCACTTCCGCGGCGAAGAACGGCTTCTGGCACTGGACCTGGCCGCCCTGGGCTGGGATCTGTGCTACTGCGCGGAATTGACCGCCATCCATCAACCGTCGGTGCAGCGGCCGACCACCGCGGCGCAGGACGCCCGCAGCCTGCGCAACGACGTGCTCACCACCTGGCTGCGCCGGCCGGTTCGGCACTGCGTGCGGGCGACCGGGGCGCTGCTCGGGGCGGCCGTGCACGACACCGAGCACACCCGCGCGGCGGTCGAGGCCGTGCTCCGACTTCCCGCGGTGATCGCCCACCGCAGGCGCCTGCCTTCGACCGTCGAAAGCGCGCTCGCGGTGCTGGAGCGGGACGGTCGGCGCTGA
- a CDS encoding glycosyltransferase: MKIAMVSEHASPLAALGGVDAGGQNVHVAELSAALSRRGHEVAVYTRRDDPDLLERIDTPDGYRVHHVPAGPAEPIPKDELLQYMGDFARYLDRTWAKDRPDVVHAHFWMSGVATQLAARHLNLPAVQTFHALGVVKRRHQGARDTSPPDRLKLEAMVARCATWVAATCTDEVFELMRLGRSRSQTSVVPCGVDVNLFRPDGPKAARTGLHRIVSVGRFVPRKGFDIVIRALPTIPDTELVIVGGPDRAGLDSDPEACRLRELARRLGVEHRVKLYGAVARSDMPALLRSADVVACTPWYEPFGIVPLEAMACGVPVVASAVGGMLDTVVHDVTGRLVTPKRPDRVAEAVNDLLRDEFLRQSLGAAGRDRARSRYTWDRIAADTLRVYDRLGPSGYQQPDTPSASLG, translated from the coding sequence ATGAAAATCGCGATGGTTTCCGAGCACGCCAGTCCGCTGGCCGCGCTCGGCGGGGTTGACGCCGGAGGGCAGAACGTACACGTCGCCGAGCTGTCGGCCGCGCTGAGCCGGCGTGGTCACGAGGTGGCGGTCTACACCCGGCGCGACGACCCCGACCTACTCGAACGCATCGACACACCCGACGGATACCGCGTCCACCACGTTCCGGCCGGTCCGGCCGAGCCGATACCCAAGGACGAATTGCTCCAGTACATGGGCGATTTCGCGCGATATCTGGACCGGACCTGGGCCAAGGACCGGCCGGACGTCGTGCATGCCCACTTCTGGATGTCCGGCGTCGCCACCCAACTCGCGGCCCGCCACCTCAATCTGCCCGCGGTGCAGACCTTCCACGCCCTGGGCGTGGTGAAGCGGCGGCACCAGGGTGCCAGGGACACCAGCCCGCCCGACCGGTTGAAACTGGAAGCGATGGTGGCGCGATGCGCCACCTGGGTGGCCGCCACATGCACCGACGAGGTCTTCGAGTTGATGCGCCTTGGTCGGTCACGGTCGCAGACCTCGGTGGTCCCGTGCGGGGTCGACGTGAACCTGTTCCGCCCGGACGGCCCGAAGGCCGCACGCACTGGCCTGCATCGCATCGTCAGCGTCGGAAGATTCGTGCCCAGAAAGGGTTTCGACATCGTCATCCGCGCGTTGCCGACCATCCCCGACACCGAGCTGGTCATCGTCGGCGGACCGGATCGGGCCGGGTTGGACAGCGATCCGGAGGCGTGCAGGCTGCGGGAACTGGCCCGCCGCCTCGGGGTCGAGCACCGCGTGAAGCTCTACGGTGCGGTTGCGCGTTCGGACATGCCGGCCCTGCTGCGGTCGGCGGATGTCGTCGCGTGCACACCGTGGTACGAACCGTTCGGGATCGTGCCGCTGGAGGCGATGGCGTGCGGTGTCCCGGTGGTGGCGTCCGCGGTCGGCGGCATGCTCGACACCGTGGTGCACGACGTGACCGGCCGGCTGGTGACCCCGAAACGGCCGGACCGGGTGGCCGAGGCCGTCAACGATCTGCTGCGCGACGAGTTCCTGCGCCAGAGCCTCGGTGCGGCCGGGCGGGACCGGGCCAGATCACGCTACACATGGGACCGCATCGCCGCGGACACCCTGCGGGTCTACGACCGCCTCGGACCTTCCGGGTACCAGCAGCCCGACACGCCGAGCGCGTCGCTGGGATGA
- a CDS encoding glycosyltransferase: MTADRIRSILAWHVHGSWMESFVAGRHRYLIPVGIPADGNGDADGRGLCGRKWPAAQEIPLDRLRDEDIDLVVLQRPAELELAARFLGRRPGVDIPAVYVEHNAPRPYPTGSVHPLAERRDIPIVHVTDYNRLMWDNGVAPTLVIAHGIADPGNQFSGVVGAAATMINEPLRRWRTVGTDLLTDLSTHVPIDVWGIGTDDLNRDGRLGAVTGRGDVGHPHVLHEVARRRVYLHTARWTSLGLSLIEAMFVGMPIVAVASTAAPMAIPADAGVVGADVGQLASALGMYVADPSAAMVAGKAAREHALAHFGLDRFLREWDRLIAEYCR, encoded by the coding sequence ATGACTGCAGACCGGATCCGGTCGATCTTGGCGTGGCACGTGCACGGTTCCTGGATGGAATCGTTCGTCGCCGGCCGGCATCGCTACCTGATTCCGGTCGGCATCCCGGCCGACGGGAACGGCGACGCTGACGGGCGCGGTCTGTGCGGACGGAAATGGCCTGCCGCACAGGAAATCCCGCTGGATCGGTTGCGGGACGAAGACATCGACCTCGTCGTGCTGCAGCGGCCCGCAGAGTTGGAACTGGCGGCACGTTTTCTCGGGCGCCGCCCCGGCGTCGACATACCCGCGGTGTATGTCGAACACAACGCACCGCGACCGTATCCGACCGGCAGTGTGCACCCGCTCGCCGAGCGCCGTGACATCCCCATCGTGCACGTGACCGACTACAACCGGTTGATGTGGGACAACGGCGTCGCGCCGACGCTGGTCATCGCCCACGGAATCGCCGATCCGGGCAACCAGTTCAGCGGCGTGGTCGGTGCCGCGGCGACGATGATCAACGAACCGCTGCGACGCTGGCGAACGGTGGGCACCGATCTGCTCACCGATCTGAGCACACACGTTCCCATCGATGTCTGGGGCATCGGCACCGACGATCTGAACCGCGACGGGAGACTCGGCGCGGTGACCGGGCGCGGCGATGTCGGGCATCCCCACGTCCTGCACGAGGTCGCGCGGCGGCGGGTCTACCTGCACACCGCGCGGTGGACCTCCCTTGGCCTGTCCCTGATCGAGGCGATGTTTGTCGGCATGCCGATAGTCGCGGTGGCCTCGACCGCGGCGCCGATGGCCATACCCGCAGATGCAGGTGTGGTGGGTGCGGATGTCGGGCAACTGGCATCCGCGCTCGGGATGTATGTGGCCGACCCGTCCGCGGCGATGGTCGCGGGCAAGGCGGCCCGCGAACACGCATTGGCCCATTTCGGTCTCGACCGGTTCCTGCGCGAATGGGACCGGTTGATCGCCGAATACTGCCGGTGA